GCTCTTTGGTTCCTTGTTTCAGATCCTGGAGCCGACGCGTCCCTGTGTGGTATGGCCGCCACCAGTGCGTCAGGGACCAACGCCGTGCGTTACGGGACCATGAGAGAAAACGTCATGAACCTCGAGGTGGTTTTGTCCGATGGAACCGTCATACATACAGCCGGGAAAGGCAGGCGCCCCAGGTACGGCGTCAGGTGTCAGACACACGCCGGAGCTGTCGCTTGTTGTGCTCGCATTgtcttaatattttgttttcaggaaAACGTCTGCAGGGTACAACTTAACAAACCTGTTTGTGGGCTCAGAGGGCACGTTGGGGATTATTACCAAGACGACGTTACGGCTGTACGGCATCCCAGAGGCCATGGTGTCGGCCGTCTGCTCTTTTCCCTCAGTCCAGGCTGCCGTAGACAGCACTGTGCAGATCCTACAGGCTGGAATCCCCATCGCTCGTATCGGTGAGGACAGAACAAGGAAACCGCAAACTGTTTAAAAGTAATGTTTCATGGAAGTGTGAAACGTTGGTTCGTAACGTCGGCCAGTTAAAAGTCTACATCTACAACATATGGAACTGCTCAAATTATTGTGAGATGTGTTTATGTGCTTTCAGAGTTTCTGGATGATGTGATGATTGATGCGTGCAACAAGTTCAGCTCCCTGTCCTACCCCGTTGCCCCGACTCTGTTCCTGGAGTTCCACGGCTCAGAACGCAGCCTGGAAGAACAAGTCACCATGGCTGGTGTGTGAACGTAGTAAACGAGAACGTCTTCTCTGACATTTGCTGTTAGTGTCTAGGTTCTCACTGCTTCAAATGTCCCGTCTGTAGTGACTGAAAACTGGGGCTGCCCATGTGATGTGATTTAAacgattaaaacaaaacactaacGGCCTGCGTGTGTGTTTCTGCAGAGGAGATCACGCAGAGTAACGGAGGGTCAGACTTCCAGTGGGCCCGAGATACTGAAACTAGGAACCGGCTGTGGAAAGCGCGCCATGACGCCTGGTACGCCGCGCAGGCACTCAGGCCGGGCAGCAAGGTAAAACTAAAAGCGGGTTTGGTTtcgtgaaaaagaaaatgtgatcaTGGAAACTGAGCTACTTCAGCAGAATCTCCCcttgaaaaacagttttgtctCCATCCCCCCGCCTGCATAGACATGGGTGGGTTCATTCGGAGAAAAGATGGACTCCCAGGGACACAAACCTTCctaaagtgtttaaaaattaCTGGAACTTTTTTTATGAcatcaattaaattaattaaacaggATGGATCCGCACTCCAACAAACAATTGGGTCTGCAGAGAGCATCACTGGAGcggaccttccctccatccaggacgtGTACAGGTCCAGGGTCAGGAAAGGGgctgctaacatctctgcagacccctcACATCCTGCGCACAAATTGTTCAGACGTTTACCTTCATGTCGACGCCACAGAGTGCTGTTTACTAAAAGCAGCCGCCACAGAGACGGTTTCTACCCCAGCGTGTCCATCTGATGAACAGTCAGAGTTCCCAGATCAGTACCATGCATGTTTGCACCAATCCAACCATGACTTCctctttttttgaaaatgtttatattcataacGACAAGAAAAGTATTTccatttgcttttgtttttatgtttttggtgGCACTAGGGACCAAAGCTGCGGCAAACTGTTACCCCTTCGGGGAGCTTATGTGTCTCCCTTTATTCGtggtttgactttttaaaatcacaacAGACAGCTGCTTCAAGCCAATCCAATACTGTGACCTtatctttcttttgtgtgtgtgtgttttttaaggcTTACTCCACAGATGTGTGTGTCCCTCTGTCACGACTTCCTCAGATTATCGTGGAGACGAAGAAGGACCTGCTGGAGAGCCGGCTGACTGGTGAGTGAGGGACATGGGGAAGAACCACTGGTGTTTTAGTGATTTTGGCAAAGCAAAGTGATGTTTATTCATATTTAGTTGTATTACTTACTCTATTCTATTTCACAATTGTCTATTGTTTCGACAACAAACTTTGATAGATTTTGtgttagaccaaaaaaaaaagtttcacatAGTGGGAGAAAGtgcttttcaaacttttttcatttttacaactgATTAGGGCTGGTTgataatttattaaaacaatatatatctctcgatagacgtatatcgatgataggaaaaaagggtcaataaaaacttCAATAGAATAtcaattttccttccttttgcattctatccATGTAGGGTAATAATACAGTCaatacatcctcccaaccaatcacaaacgcagacccaggatcatgccgtcaccaagctccgcccccttcaaagagttcagagagaacgcgtccttttttcttttttaaaaacttgcagatttggtaaaaagttggttgactAAAAGGTttagtttgtgtgttctgtatctaaaaatagatcGCTAAAccacagcataaaatggtcagggctgcacttaaaatgcatgttgttaatttgttgataattattgatattgttcaatatgatttctattttaactATATGCTTTTTtgtctatatcgtccagccctacaacTGATCTATGAAATATGTGGCATACATATGTTTTCAGCTTCTCTTTACCAATATGAAAacgttttgaaaatgtttctcgactaaaaatctttaaaagtgTGACATCAAAATGTAATAATCCTTGGAAATGGAAATAGTGAGGTATCCCTCTTATCAATAAACTGCTGGCAGCGCACAGCAACAGGCGGTGGAAGGGtgctgcttatttatttattcttcaaACAGTCAATGAAAACTCTGTTCACTCCAGCACTTCCTTGGGAAACtcattaaaaagtcttataACCATGAAAAAAgatctaaaacaaaatgtttttcacatttttgaagCCACAACTGTTTCTAAAATCTTGTTATACCTTGATACATGTAACAGGCCCACGAATAGTGGCGGCAGTATCATTTGGAGATCAGCAATCCTGGAAAAAAACCCGTTAGTCTGCAAAAAGCCTTTCAACAGCACAACATATGTTGAGATCAAAGCATATGCATGACTttgaatggtctagtcaaagtccaggtctAAATCTAACTGGAACAATGACGTTCACAGAAGCTTTGCATCCAGACGGacagagcttgagctattttccAAAGAATGGGCACTAAATGTCAGTCTTTCTgcaaatttgtaaaaaataaaataaaaataaacaaaagattaAAATCTTAACATTTCACATGTATTCAACTAATTATGTTAGACAAAAGAATCCCAAGAATCATTGAAGGTGACAATATGTGAAAAAGTGCACATGGTGTGAATACTTAAATACTTAAAGTAACCATACACTTTCATGGCTTATTAAGTTTTAGATTTCAGGCTTGGAAAATTCTTAATTGAACCAGTAAATTAAATCATAACAGTTTAACAGACCTTATCCCACCTTACCTCCCATTATATGCTAAAAGTTTGTTTCCAAAGAACCCcggttaaactgttttattcatCCTCTGATTAGATATCAAAGCTGCTGATAGGATTTATTATTCATTGAAAGCCTTTGGTGTGATTTTATCCCGAATTAATCACATTGTATTTTTTGTGCGTGTTAAACATGTCTCAGATAAATGACCATGATGAAATCAACAATAGCAAATCCATCTTACATAAATTGTGTCCAAAATAATAAATCCATCGTGCCTTTTTTCGCTTCGTGGAAATAAACATGCTCTGTTTCAGGTCCTATTGCAGGTCATGTCGGTGACGGCAACTTCCACTGTCTGATGGTTGTGGATCCAGACGATTTGGACGAGCAGCACCGGGTCCACCTGTTCGCAGAGAGGCTGGCCAGGTAATCTTTCTCTGAGGGCTCAACCAAACCCGCAGGCACGCCTACAAACACAGGTGGTcggaagtttgaatttattgcaGATTTAACGTACAGATTCCCAAAAAATGATGTAAGCTCGACAAATTTAGATCTACGcaagatgaaaataaagaaaactggtTGGTATCTGCAGAACCAACGGAGGAACCAAGCTTTAAGTCTGTGATGATCTAGAAGAAAATTGATCACGTTTGCCACAGTGAGCCCAGTTTTACGTCACCACGGACTGAGAGAAGCCCCTGCTCCAAGCTTCTTTGAGATTTGGACTGGCCAAACGCCTTATAGAGAAAAGTTTTACGGTCAGACATGACAAAATATTCAGGTGTTTCGCCATTATGACAAGAGTTATGTTGAAGAAGTCAAGTCAACCTAAGAACACTGACGGTGAAGCATGGTAGTGGCAAAATCAACCTGTGGGTCTGTTTTGCCACCAGTGGTGCTGTTGCATTGCAGAGTTTATGGACTAATCCATATAATCCATAAGGAGACCTACCTGCAAATTCTTCTGCTTAACCTCAAATGGCAAGGTAATCCCAAATTCATGACAGACTGGTTTTTGAAGTTGTTGAAGCAGGCTAACATCACGCTTCTTGAATGTCCTTCGCCCGATTTTAACCTCGAcccttttaaatatttgtgaATCATGATTGAAAGCCGGATTTGTGTCAGAAAACCCTGGAAACTAATTCAATAAACTACAAATTGTACCAAGAGGAGTGGCCGAACATTTCATGTATTCAAAGGGTTAACCAATAGCAACTGACTCAAACTTAATTGAAATATAAACGCAGAATTATGCTAGCAGCTTGGTAGGGAACCACAATCTGAATATTAGCGCAGATGTCTGCATATATTTGAGTCTATGTGGACTAAAGACAATCCACAATAAACTTCAAGGTACTTGTGTAccaaattcttgtttttaaatgtctttgctGTTGCACGTCGTTCAGTCATTCCTTGgtaaaagaattttaaaataaatcacgaGTCATTTTTGTAATGCTGTCCATAAACTTCTGACTGGACCGACATTTTATAATCAGAATCTGTTTATAAAATAATTCATTGTTCTTTATAACAAATAATTCATTGTTCTTTATAACAGTTCTTTAATCAAGATCCATATAAAGTGCATGTATCTGATGGCTAAATGCCAACACAATTAATGAGACTAATAAGAAGGCTTTGGGACTCAAAtgacagtgagagccattatccaccaATGGAGACAGACAAATCTAACAGTAGTGAAgcttcccaggagtggctggtctaccaaaattactccaactCATCAAGGTGGTCACAATAGAGCCCAGAACAACCTACCCTGTGTCAGGTGCATCTGACGGGGCAAACATGGCGTCCCTGGAAGAGATCCTAGgtgaaaaccactgctgaccataaagaacacacaaagcTCTCGCATTCTCCTCACATCTTGATGATCCAAAAGATGTTTGGAACATAAAAGTCGGGACCTTTTGGAAGGTGCTGCATCTAATAAAAACCAAGCGGAGCATTTCAGAAAGAGAGACTTATACCCCCAATCAAACATACCAATGGTAGAGTGATGGTCTTGAGCTTTCTTGTTTAGCTTTAAGACCTGGAGAACTTGCTTTTTATTTGATAGAACCGTGAATTCTGCTGTCTAACAGAATCTGCTGAAGGAGAATCTCCAACCACCATTTTATGACCTAAAATTGGGTTGTGGAGCTCGACTAACCTGGCCAACCAGACTGATGATGTGTAGCtctctacgttctgcacattatcaggctgggactgctcccattgaatctgTTCAGTGAAAGAagagacattcagcagaactctccgagctgactagtgcccgcctaccaaaggttggttttagcaaATCACGGTATTGAATGAAGATGTCGTAAGCAGGAGGCTGccgtgtttattttggttcggctgtgggctctgCAGCTGCgatgtgattggcccgaaccgctTGAGGCgggagcgggacaagatgggattctcgtgtgtttgtgaaccctgcgagaattcagcttgcaggcaagattATAGCAGGACAATGATTCAAAGGACACTAGAAAGTCCACctaaaaatggctaaaaagggtttttatgagcggcctagtcaaagtctggacttgaATCTAATCGTGATGCTGCGGCATGAGCTGAAACAAAATTTTCATGCTAGAAACCCCTCCAATAGGGTTAAATTAAACCGTTTCATGAAAGAAGAGTGGGACTAAGCTTATAAGATGGACcatcttgaaaaataaaatataaaaagtgaaTCTATGTTTCTTGTTTATATTATTGATAAGGCCTTAATATGTGTAAGTCTCTGAGTTTCTCTTTGTTGTTCCGCAGGCGGGCGCTGGCCCTGGACGGTACTTGTACAGGAGAGCATGGAGTCGGGTTAGGAAAGAGAGCGCTGCTTTGCGAAGAGGTGGGACCTCTGGCCATCCAGGTCATGCAGGGGCTCAAGGACAGCCTCGATCCAAAGAACCTGATGAATCCTGGGAAAATCCTCCTAAACGGAGGGTTCTAAACTGAACTCTTTTTACAGGGATTAGAGCTCGACACGAGATTGGAGTGAAAATCTAGTAGGTTGTGAGCGTAGCTGTGCATCAGAAATGCAATTAAAGGAATAAA
This genomic stretch from Fundulus heteroclitus isolate FHET01 chromosome 2, MU-UCD_Fhet_4.1, whole genome shotgun sequence harbors:
- the ldhd gene encoding probable D-lactate dehydrogenase, mitochondrial, which produces MFFVMTPSRRLLSLRRSLVHCRGVSVENTGRKAAVDRVLSAFRSICGEDGVSLGEAIREQHGKDESVHRCRPPDVVVFPHCVEEVSALAKVCHDNNLPIIPFGTGTGLEGGVGAVKGGVCFSLRNMEQILDLHPEDFDVTVEPGVTRKALNSHLRDTGLWFPVDPGADASLCGMAATSASGTNAVRYGTMRENVMNLEVVLSDGTVIHTAGKGRRPRKTSAGYNLTNLFVGSEGTLGIITKTTLRLYGIPEAMVSAVCSFPSVQAAVDSTVQILQAGIPIARIEFLDDVMIDACNKFSSLSYPVAPTLFLEFHGSERSLEEQVTMAEEITQSNGGSDFQWARDTETRNRLWKARHDAWYAAQALRPGSKAYSTDVCVPLSRLPQIIVETKKDLLESRLTGPIAGHVGDGNFHCLMVVDPDDLDEQHRVHLFAERLARRALALDGTCTGEHGVGLGKRALLCEEVGPLAIQVMQGLKDSLDPKNLMNPGKILLNGGF